One window from the genome of Choloepus didactylus isolate mChoDid1 chromosome 2, mChoDid1.pri, whole genome shotgun sequence encodes:
- the KIAA0040 gene encoding uncharacterized protein KIAA0040 homolog, whose protein sequence is MEKISSFFNSIWDIISAKHQEGIYNTVCLGVLLGLPLLVVITFLFICCHCCWSRSAKSSQQPEQNKRKKKKRKDEEDLWISAQPKLLQLEKRPSLLV, encoded by the coding sequence ATGGAGAAAATCAGCTCCTTCTTTAACTCCATCTGGGACATCATCTCTGCCAAACACCAGGAGGGCATCTACAACACCGTCTGCCTGGGGGTCCTCCTGGGGCTGCCGTTGTTGGTGGTCATCACATTCCTCTTCATCTGTTGCCACTGCTGCTGGAGCCGGTCAGCCAAGAGCAGTCAACAGCCAGAGCAgaacaagaggaagaagaagaagaggaaggatgAAGAAGACCTCTGGATCTCTGCTCAGCCCAAGCTTCTCCAATTGGAGAAGAGGCCATCCCTGCTTGTCTAG